A window of Ipomoea triloba cultivar NCNSP0323 chromosome 2, ASM357664v1 contains these coding sequences:
- the LOC116006878 gene encoding uncharacterized protein LOC116006878, whose product MSAVVCGKRSYFDEIPAPNSGSSSPPSAKKLRCSSSTSPVRFPVSPPPPSPSPSLIDQLRAQFPDFDTELLEKALEECGYNLDAANKCLNEMRLGLAQGKSCGNVEVNANMQSGAWPTNGVVMPTEDHTVQGNIPIDGVHWVDMFVREMMSATSIDDARARASRLLVALEKTICVQAGAEAAQNIQKENMMLKEQAEGLLRENGILKRAVAIQHERQKELDDKNQEVQQLKQLVTQYQEQLRTLQVNNYALKLHLQQAQQSNSMPGHFHPDIF is encoded by the exons ATGTCGGCTGTAGTCTGCGGCAAGAGATCatactttgatgaaattccGGCACCTAACTCAGGCTCATCGTCGCCGCCGAGTGCAAAGAAGCTTCGTTGCTCGTCCTCCACCTCTCCGGTCCGGTTCCCGGTTTCGCCGCCTCCGCCGTCGCCTTCGCCGAGCCTCATTGATCAGCTGAGAGCCCAGTTTCCTGATTTCGACACTGAG CTTCTTGAGAAGGCTTTAGAAGAATGTGGCTACAACTTGGATGCTGCTAACAAATGCTTGAATGAGATGCGGCTTGGACTTGCACAGGGGAAGTCCTGTGGTAATGTTGAAGTAAATGCAAATATGCAGAGTG GTGCATGGCCAACTAATGGAGTGGTAATGCCTACTGAAGATCATACCGTCCAAGGTAACATTCCAATTGACGGTGTTCATTGGGTTGATATGTTTGTGAGGGAGATGATGAGCGCTACTAGCATTGATGATGCTAGAGCTCGTGCTTCTAGATTATTGGTTGCTTTGGAGAAAACCATTTGTGTGCAAGCTGGTGCAGAAGCAGCTCAAAACATTCAGAAg GAAAATATGATGCTGAAGGAGCAAGCCGAAGGGCTTCTCAGAGAAAATGGCATTCTGAAACGTGCTGTGGCCATCCAACATGAGCGCCAGAAGGAGCTTGACGATAAAAACCAAGAGGTGCAGCAATTGAAGCAGCTGGTTACTCAATATCAGGAGCAACTGAGAACTCTACAG GTGAACAATTATGCGTTGAAACTGCATTTGCAGCAGGCTCAGCAGTCCAACTCGATGCCTGGACATTTCCATCCAGATATCTTCTAA
- the LOC116010980 gene encoding protein FAR1-RELATED SEQUENCE 5-like, whose translation MLILVLVFFSLVSRVAASGCDVEGLSSGSFGSNEFVMHVSPRRTKYWMPICDKASKPFVGQRFSKLAYGVDFYIRYVSTVGFDVRRNTKSKDREGKILRKYLVCSRQGFKQTAKEVCSVEDGIDGSSISPKRRRGSNRVGCNAKIIFKLMGDGGYSMFSLELRHTHCLCSEVAKPFMKVNHKLNLGHQSFVANCARANIGPIKLFKLYKQMVGEYADVGPTSVDFQNFKRDLMAYISGGDAQLIVEKFLHKKELLSEFSFDYMMWMSMISYRVCFGLIGMFGRILRALVMLCPSMRLIKLTGFGAVLLLAYNLVFVPFTCMDNHKKSVMFAAGLIAKEDIDSYVWLLDNFKRAMGHEPTYVVTD comes from the exons atgcttatACTTGTGCTTGTGTTTTTTTCTCTGGTTTCCCGTGTAGCAGCATCAGGTTGTGATGTTGAAGGGTTGTCAAGTGGCAGTTTTGGGTCCAATGAGTTTGTTATGCATGTCTCTCCGAGACGAACAAAATATTGGATGCCGATTTGTGACAAAGCTAGCAAGCCATTTGTGGGTCAAAGGTTTAGCAAGTTGGCTTATGGTGTTGACTTTTATATCCGGTATGTTTCTACTGTTGGGTTCGATGTTCGTCGTAACACGAAATCCAAGGATAGGGAAGGTAAGATCTTGAGGAAATATTTGGTGTGTTCTCGCCAAGGTTTCAAGCAGACTGCTAAGGAGGTTTGTTCGGTTGAGGATGGGATTGATGGCTCTTCCATATCGCCAAAGAGACGTCGGGGTTCTAATAGGGTTGGTTGTAATGCCAAGATCATTTTTAAGCTTATGGGTGATGGGGGTTATTCTATGTTTTCTTTGGAGTTAAGGCACACACATTGTTTGTGCTCGGAGGTGGCTAAGCCATTTATGAAGGTTAATCATAAGTTGAATTTGGGTCATCAAAGCTTTGTTGCCAATTGTGCGAGAGCTAATATTGGTCCAATCAAATTGTTCAAGCTTTACAAGCAGATGGTGGGGGAGTATGCTGATGTTGGGCCCACCAGTGTAGATTTTCAGAATTTTAAGCGAGATTTAATGGCATATATTAGTGGGGGTGATGCACAGTTAATTGTTGAAAAGTTCCTTCATAAGAAGGAGTTGTTGTCTGAATTTTCTTTTGACTATATGATGTGGATGAGTATGATCAGCTATCGCGTGTGTTTTGGGCTGATCGGGATGTTCGGCAGAATTTTGCGTGCTTTGGTGATGTTGTGTCCTTCAATGCGACTTATCAAACTAACCG GGTTTGGTGCAGTTTTg CTGTTGGC GTATAATCTTGTGTTCGTGCCATTTACTTGCATGGATAATCACAAAAAATCTGTGATGTTTGCGGCGGGGTTGATTGCGAAGGAAGATATTGACTCCTATGTATGGTTGCTTGATAATTTCAAACGTGCTATGGGTCACGAGCCAACATACGTTGTCACCGATTAA